A stretch of Henckelia pumila isolate YLH828 chromosome 4, ASM3356847v2, whole genome shotgun sequence DNA encodes these proteins:
- the LOC140863922 gene encoding uncharacterized protein: MPTNIAQITNHFIFALLRVLRWENSLDSYSKSCLIWFIYILSEEKFCVPLQQSWEGRLYSLATQISEKIVIITSRVADAALFLGAMVFELGWNWNELQLLAQGSLAGHLLECGFQLTGGYYMHPGDKYRNMSLQNLFAYLFHLWKLLLMGLCL; the protein is encoded by the exons ATGCCAACTAACATTGCACAAATcacaaatcattttatttttgctcTTTTGCGGGTATTAAGATGGGAAAATTCACTTGATTCATATAGTAAATCATGTTTGATTTGGTTCATATATATCTTGTCCGAAGAAAAGTTCTGTGTACCACTGCAGCAGTCTTGGGAGGGAAGACTCTACTCTCTAGCGACTCAAATATCAGAGAAAATAGTAATAATTACTTCTCGTGTTGCGGATGCCGCTTTATTCTTAGGTGCAATG GTGTTTGAATTAGGATGGAACTGGAATGAGTTGCAGCTCCTGGCACAAGGTTCTTTGGCAGGACACCTGCTGGAATGTGGTTTTCAACTCACCGGGGGTTATTATATGCATCCAG GCGATAAATATAGAAACATGTCTCTCCAAAATTTGTTTGCTTATCTCTTCCATTTGTGGAAGCTACTTTTGATGGGACTGTGTCTGTAG